ATGATACAAACACCAAATAAAACGGCACTTTTAGAAGCTAGAAAAAAAATAGAGAAATATATTCACAAGACTCCTGTTTTTAAATCTTCAGCTCTTAATGAAATAAGTGGAGCTCAGCTATTTTTTAAAGCTGAGAATATGCAAAAGATGGGCGCATTTAAGATGCGAGGAGCAATGTATGCAACACTTCAGCTAAGTAAAGAGCAACAACTTAAAGGAATAGCAACTCACTCTTCAGGTAATTTTGCACAAGCTATGGCTTTAAGTGCCAAATTATTAAAGATTCCTGCTTGGGCTATTATGCCATCTAATGCACCTCAAGTTAAAAAGGATGCAGTGGCTTCCTATGGAGCAACTATCATTGAATGTGAACCGACTTTGGAAGCAAGAGAAAGAACGCAAGAGCAAGTTGTAAATAAACATAATTGCACTCCGCTACATCCCTATAATGCTATTGATGTTATTTTAGGAAATAGTACAGCTACGCAGGAGTTTCTTGAGCAAACGGAGTCGTTAGATATGATTATTTCGCCCGTTGGTGGTGGTGGTTTAATATCAGGAACAGCACTAGCAACATATTATTTTTCGCCAACAACCAAGGTAATAGGTGCTGAACCACAATTAGCCGATGATGCTTACCGATCTCTTAAAACAGGAATAATACAGCCTCCATTAAAACCACTCACAATAGCAGATGGTTTAAGAACAGCTTTAGGCGATATCACTTTCCATTTTATCCAGCAGTATGTTGAAGAAATTAAATTAGCAAGTGAAGCTGAAATTATTGATGCTATGCGACTTATTTGGGAAAGAATGAAAATAGTTGTAGAACCTTCGAGTGCAATAACACTTGCTATTGTATTAAAAAATAAAGATTTTTTTAAAGGTAAAAAAGTAGGACTGATATTATCGGGTGGAAATGTAGATATGGGAAAACTTCCTTTTTAAATAAACACTAAAGCACTTTTTCAAGATCAACCAAAAAAGAACGAATATCCTTTAAGCGCTTA
This sequence is a window from Bacteroidales bacterium. Protein-coding genes within it:
- a CDS encoding pyridoxal-phosphate dependent enzyme, which encodes MIQTPNKTALLEARKKIEKYIHKTPVFKSSALNEISGAQLFFKAENMQKMGAFKMRGAMYATLQLSKEQQLKGIATHSSGNFAQAMALSAKLLKIPAWAIMPSNAPQVKKDAVASYGATIIECEPTLEARERTQEQVVNKHNCTPLHPYNAIDVILGNSTATQEFLEQTESLDMIISPVGGGGLISGTALATYYFSPTTKVIGAEPQLADDAYRSLKTGIIQPPLKPLTIADGLRTALGDITFHFIQQYVEEIKLASEAEIIDAMRLIWERMKIVVEPSSAITLAIVLKNKDFFKGKKVGLILSGGNVDMGKLPF